The sequence GCGGATCGGTCGGGTACGGGTGCCCTGCGGCCCGGCGAGCACCGGGCGCGGGCGGCGCTCGCCCGGTACGCCGCGGATCTGCGGGTGCTGGAGCAGTCCGCGGAGGTCCGTTCGCAGCGGCTGCACGCGCCCTTCCTCGACAACCAGGTGGTCCGCGCGTGCCGTGAGCTGCCGGAGGCGCTGCGGGTGCGGCCCGGCGCACGGGCCGAGATCCTGCGCACGGTCCTGGAGAGCACCGGCATCACCGACCTGCCGCCCGGCTGGGGCACCCCCTCGCACGCGTCCTCGGCCGCCGCCGCGCGGGCGGGCCTGCGGCTGTCCGCCGACCCGCTGCTGGACCTCTTCTCCCGCCCGCTGCTCGCGGACGCGGGGCTGGTGGACGGGGGTGTGATCCGCACGGCCCTGCGCGCGGTGGCCTCCGGCGGTTCGGCGGTGGAGGGGCTGGCCGATCTCGTCTCGCTGGAGCTGTGGCTGCACCGGCTGCTGTCCCGCCGGGGGACGTGCTGGACGGGGACGCCGGCGCGGTCGCGGGCGGTGCCGGCGGGGATCCAGCGGCGCAGGGACGCGCTGGCCTCCGGCGCGTGAGCCGGGGGACGCCGGTTGCGTCTCGTGTGCGGCCCGGTGGGTGGCTGATCGCGGAGTTCCCCGCGCCCCCGGGGAGTTGCAGCGCCGCTGCCCGCAAGGTGCGCCTCCCAGCTGCGGGCAGTCGTGCCGCTGGGGCGGCACGGGTGGGCGCAGCGGCACCCCGCCGGCGCGGGCGAGCGAAACCCGCCCCCGGCCCGGAAACCCTTCGTGCGGAACCCCGGCCACCGGTGACAATGAGCCGGTGCGGTACAAAATTCTCGGCATCACCCAGGCGGCGGACGCCCACGGCACCCTCCACGCCCTCACCGCCCCCCGCCTCCGCACCCTCCTCGCCGCCCTCGCCCTGCGACCCGGCCGCACCACCACCCCCGACACCCTCGTCCAGGAGATCTGGACCGACGCCCCGCCCCAGGACGCCCCCGCCGCCCTCCAGGCGCTCGTCGGCCGCCTCCGCCGCGTCCTCGGCAAGGACACCGTCACCTCCACCCCCGGCGGGTACCGCCTCGAAGCCGCCGAGGACGACATCGACCTGTACGTCTTCGAACGGCTCACCCGCACCGGCACCAAGGCCCTCGCCGACGGCGACCACGCCACCGCCCACCGCGCCCTGACCGCCGCCCTCGGCCTCTGGTACGGCCCCGCCCTCGCCGACCTCCCCGACCGCACCGCCGCCACCCGCCCCGAGGCCCTGCGCCTGGAGGCGACCCGCGCCCGTGCCGCCGCCGCGCTCGCCCTGGGCCGCGCCCGGGACGTCGTACCGGAGCTGCGGGAGCTGACCGCGGCCCACCCGTACGACGAACCGCTGCACGCCCTCCTCATCCGCGCCCTCGCCGACACCGGCCGCCCCGCCGACGCCCTCGCGGCCTACGAGTCCGCCCGCCGCGCCCTCGCCGACACCCTCGGCACCGACCCGGGCCCCGAACTGCGCGCCCTGCACGCCGAGTTGCTGGCACAGGAGCACCGCCCCGCCCCGCCGCCCCCGGTCCGCCGGGGCAACCTCCGCCCCCGGCTCACCTCCTTCGTCGGCAGAGAGGGCGAACTCGAAGCCGTACGCGCCGACGTGCGGCGCTCCCGGCTCGTCACCCTCACCGGCCCCGGCGGCTCCGGGAAGACCCGGCTCGCCGAGGAGGCCGCCGCCGCCCTCGCCCCGGCCTGGCTCGTCGAACTGGCCCCGCTGGACCAGCCGGACGCGGTGCCCGGCGCCGTGGTCAGCGCCCTCGGCCTGCGCGAGACCGTGCTTCTGAATTCCGAGCTGGCCCCCCAACAGACCGACCCGACGGCCCTGTTGATCGAGTACTGCGCCCCGCGCGCCGAACTCGTCGTCCTCGACAACTGCGAGCACGTCATCGACGCCGCCGCCGCCCTCGCCGAGACCCTGCTCACCCACTGCCCGCACCTCACCGTCCTCGCGACCAGCCGCGAACCCCTCGGCGTGCCCGGCGAGTCCGTGCGCCCCGTCGAACCCCTCGTCCCGGAGCAGGCGCACCGTCTCTTCGCCGAACGCGCCAGGGCCGTACGGCCCGACGCCGACGCGGTGCTCGCCGACACCGCCGCCGTCGCGGAGATCTGCCGCCGCCTGGACGGACTGCCGCTCGCCATCGAACTGGCCGCCGCCCGGCTGCGGTTGCTGAGCCCCCGGCAGATCGCCGGCCGCCTCGACGACCGCTTCCGCCTGCTCACCTCCGGCAGCCGCACGGTGCTGCCCCGCCAGCAGACCCTGCGCGCGGTCGTCGACTGGTCCTGGGACCTGCTGGACGAGCGGGAGCGCACCGTGCTGCGCGAGGTCTCCGTCTTCGCCGGCGGCTGGGACCTCGGCGCGGCCGAGGCCGTGTGCACCGGGCCGGTGGCGGACCTGATCGGGGCACTGGTCGACAAGTCCCTGGTGGTCGCCGCCCCCGGCTGCGCGGGCGGCATGCGCTACCGCCTGCTGGAGACCATCCACGAGTACGCCGCCGAGCGCGCCGCCGAGACCCCCGGGCAGCGCGCCGCCGCCGAGCGCCGCCACCGCGCCTGGGCGCGCGCCCTGGTCGAGGAGGCCGACCCGCTGCTGCGCTCGGCGGACCAGCTCCGGTGGATCTCCCGACTGGAGAGCGACCTGGACAACATCCGCGCCGCCCTCGACCGCGCGGTGCGCGCGGGGGAGGAGGCCGAGGCGGGCGCGCTCGTGCGGG is a genomic window of Streptomyces sp. WP-1 containing:
- a CDS encoding BTAD domain-containing putative transcriptional regulator, whose translation is MRYKILGITQAADAHGTLHALTAPRLRTLLAALALRPGRTTTPDTLVQEIWTDAPPQDAPAALQALVGRLRRVLGKDTVTSTPGGYRLEAAEDDIDLYVFERLTRTGTKALADGDHATAHRALTAALGLWYGPALADLPDRTAATRPEALRLEATRARAAAALALGRARDVVPELRELTAAHPYDEPLHALLIRALADTGRPADALAAYESARRALADTLGTDPGPELRALHAELLAQEHRPAPPPPVRRGNLRPRLTSFVGREGELEAVRADVRRSRLVTLTGPGGSGKTRLAEEAAAALAPAWLVELAPLDQPDAVPGAVVSALGLRETVLLNSELAPQQTDPTALLIEYCAPRAELVVLDNCEHVIDAAAALAETLLTHCPHLTVLATSREPLGVPGESVRPVEPLVPEQAHRLFAERARAVRPDADAVLADTAAVAEICRRLDGLPLAIELAAARLRLLSPRQIAGRLDDRFRLLTSGSRTVLPRQQTLRAVVDWSWDLLDERERTVLREVSVFAGGWDLGAAEAVCTGPVADLIGALVDKSLVVAAPGCAGGMRYRLLETIHEYAAERAAETPGQRAAAERRHRAWARALVEEADPLLRSADQLRWISRLESDLDNIRAALDRAVRAGEEAEAGALVRAMCWFWWLRNYRQEGVGRVRQVLRLGAALDAGAADDPADLMARTESADHVAALLADPGADAAHPLRELRMDLRLFELFLTADGPMDRLADDDRAPRYLALVRAAYEPGGPVSARLPGVVWPMTGYYLGGVGDTVRDLAPVVDNCRAHGGDWELGAALMFRAHVRVDSPGNLRGVDEDLAELRVLARRVGDRWMRAQVCGAAGEAHMARGRFAEARDEYEEALRLAYEVGAYAESPFLLARLADIAFRFGDRDTALTALDEASTAADRYAVPESRAFVLLMRAWIALYDGRTAEARTHFEAIREAAGPETAPPQFVAWLRAAEALLVAAESGPAQGLPILAGALEQAVSVGCAETVTGGMVDVGAGLLARLGDLPGALRLYAAADHWRAGCPRSEPERTEAARIRAGARAALPADRYAAEQARGAAYDAADVLRELRRATGR